The genomic segment AAAATTGATGACCACATTAACGTAATATATATAAAAATGATAATTGTTATCGTATAGTCAAAATCATCCATTAGCATAGAAAAAGAATAAAAAGACATAGGGGTGAAAATAGTAAACAAGAAAAAAATCATAAACAAAGCCCCTCCCCACATGATCCCCTCATAACGTGGGATTTCCATCCAGATATCATTTCTGTTATTCAGCCAGATGAGCTGTGGCGGAATTAACTGCGGGTCAGTATTTTCCGGCATATCCTCCTGCCAGCGATAAGTCGGTGGATTGAGTTTAGGCTGAGGCTCATTCCGTGCCTGAAAAAAAAGATTCTGTGGCATCTGGTTTCCTTAATTCCTTTAAACGCTGGCAGTCAGTTGCAGACTGTTATCGGGATGGGTTTTATCCGGCCAGTAAGTCACCTGGACTTTGGCTCCCGTAAACCTGGTCATATTCAGAGCAAACTCACCTTCGAGCAGCAGCCCGCTTTTTTCCCAGCTTTCCTTGATGGCGGTGTTCGCAGGCAGTGTCGTCGACATCCCCATACTCCCCATCGGAGAGATATCAACATGCTGCTGAGCCTGAGTCTTTACGCTATCCTTCTTTGCGGAGGAGGCTGACCGGGCCAATAACTGGCTATCGTATTCACCCTGTGCTGTCAGCTCCACCAGCCAGTCAGAACCATCCTTACTACAGTCCGGCAGCTTCACCTGTACGGCAATTAATCCTGTTCCCGCCGTGTTGAGCACCGCTTCTGCCAGCCTCTCGCGCCGGAGTTGCGCAGATACTCCGCTAGCAATAGTGCGGTACGCGTTTATCGCCTCCTGCAAATCAGCGAGGCTTTTTGCATTCCAGACCTTATCATATTTGCCGCGCTTGCCTTGAATCCCAAAGCAGGTATCGCTCAGCCAGACCTCAAGCGGTGAACGCACTTCGCTCTCTGCCATGGTTGCCAGGACTGCCCCAAGTATTGCCAGCCCGATACAAATACCAATGGGGCCAAATAGAGCGAAATCGGCCGTGAAACCAGCATAAATACCAAAGGCACCAGAAAGAACTGTTACTCCGGAGGAAAAGGCATAAAGCGCTTCTGCGGCAAGGTCCCCATTTTCCTTGGCATCCCAGGCTTTTATTCCCAGAGCAATCCCATCCACAACCGATGCAATCCCGCCAATTACTCCTGCTACCCGGATCAGAGGATGAGCATAAATCTCAGCACCGCGCACAATAACATTGGGTTTCATATTCCAAGGGTCTGTTCCCCAGCGTGCCACCATATGACCGAAACCTATCATCTCCACCGCTGATGCGGTTACCATCAGCACGCTGGAGGTCAGCTTCATTGTCGCCTGAGCGTCTCCGGGAATGGCCGCCTGCAGCGCGTTGAGATTGTCATCCAGCGCACTTTTCTGCAGACCCAGCATCACCGCGCTCAGCACAAACCCCAGCCCGCTGCTGCTGAATACCCGGCGCGGCAGCTGGTATTGCTGGCGGGCAATTTTAAGCGTATCGCCCAGACCCATACTCATTTCTCCTGTCATCAGGGCATTATCCACTGCGTCCTGAGCCAGAATCAGTCCGGGAAAATCTGCCAGCCGGCTGCCATCTTTCAGTATGCTGCCTTTTCGCAATGCGCCGGCACTGCTGCCTGCCCTGCGGGCCGCCTGCTTAGAGGCCGGCGACTCAATGTCTTTCAGTAATGAGGCAAAACGCACGGGGATTTTTCGTTCGAGAAGTTCCGGCTCTGTCACCTGTAGCCAGGCTCCGGTATGTGACGTGTTTTGCGTGTAACTGCCGCTTTGCCGCAGCGTGCTCCATACAGGACGACCCTGGCTGTCGAGTTGCTTAAGCATAATGTCCTGAAATTCACGTACCGTTATCTCCCCGGAGAAAATAGTGACCGCAGGCTCGCCCTCTGAAACCCAGGCCAGCGCCTGCAGAGTTCGAACAAACCCTGCATTTGCTTTCTCAGACAGCGTGTTCTTCACCAGGCTGAAGGCTCCATTC from the Klebsiella sp. RIT-PI-d genome contains:
- a CDS encoding T6SS effector BTH_I2691 family protein, yielding KQVALANRVALLQQQFVAPVCALVLDDPVGVVQELNHARLDVVEALAKYRSIPDNLHQSTISDIILNIRDSIVKQTKGDPTIKDFGTPGASYASTRESQIAIKISQALSRLEKYYDEPARATFAQGYKNAIDGYQYKMTAIVKDLEAAYRAALWLTVIRQDYSPATSVISWAAQLNMLAGSLQGGMVGMNKNNSVWYDWMKDPDSPPFISLLGKEAGLISAVYNGSASYANLKTLLNSQEVCDFVDSLNFTTPVSSLTMSMNGAFSLVKNTLSEKANAGFVRTLQALAWVSEGEPAVTIFSGEITVREFQDIMLKQLDSQGRPVWSTLRQSGSYTQNTSHTGAWLQVTEPELLERKIPVRFASLLKDIESPASKQAARRAGSSAGALRKGSILKDGSRLADFPGLILAQDAVDNALMTGEMSMGLGDTLKIARQQYQLPRRVFSSSGLGFVLSAVMLGLQKSALDDNLNALQAAIPGDAQATMKLTSSVLMVTASAVEMIGFGHMVARWGTDPWNMKPNVIVRGAEIYAHPLIRVAGVIGGIASVVDGIALGIKAWDAKENGDLAAEALYAFSSGVTVLSGAFGIYAGFTADFALFGPIGICIGLAILGAVLATMAESEVRSPLEVWLSDTCFGIQGKRGKYDKVWNAKSLADLQEAINAYRTIASGVSAQLRRERLAEAVLNTAGTGLIAVQVKLPDCSKDGSDWLVELTAQGEYDSQLLARSASSAKKDSVKTQAQQHVDISPMGSMGMSTTLPANTAIKESWEKSGLLLEGEFALNMTRFTGAKVQVTYWPDKTHPDNSLQLTASV